The DNA sequence ATTGATCCAGCTCTCACCGAGGATAAACACGATGGTCAGGACCACGCCGATCATCAGGCGCAGCACCAGCCAGATCGGGTAGCTCGGCAGCAGCGCCAGCAGGCCGATGGACAATGCCCCGCCCCACAGGCAAAGACGCATCAGGTTCGCCGTGCCGAAGCGCGCGGCCAGATGGCTGGAAATCTTCGCCCCCAGCAACACGCCAATGGCCGGCATCGCCGCCATCACGCCGATGGCGAACGAGCCGTAACCCCAGCCCTCCAGGCGCAACGACACCAGCGGCATGCTGACCCCCAGGGCCAGGCCAACACTCAAGACAGACGCCAACACGGCGAAATACGTCGCCCAACGCATGGTCCACGCTCCTGTGGATAATTTTTATATGCACCACAAAACACTGTGGGAGCGAGCTTGCTCGCGATAACGGTTTCACATTCAGCCGATGTGCTGACTGATACACCGTTTTCGCGAGCAAGCTCGCTCCCACAGGGATCTTTGTACCGTTCGGGAGCCCGCGTCGGCAGGCTCCCTCAACGGTTTACAGCTTGATCCAGGTCGCCTTCAGCTCGGTGTATTTGTCGAACGCGTGCAGCGACTTGTCGCGACCGTTGCCCGACTGCTTGAAGCCGCCGAACGGTGCGGTCATATCGCCGCCATCGTATTGGTTGACCCACACGCTGCCGGCACGCAGGGCCTTGGCGGTCAGGTGTGCCTTGGAAATGTCCTGAGTCCACACCGCTGCCGCCAGGCCGTAAGGTGTGTCGTTGGCGATGTTGATCGCCTCCTCGGCCGTGTCGAAGGCGATGACCGACAACACCGGGCCGAAGATTTCTTCCTGGGCAATCTTCATTGCGTTGCTCACGCCGTCGAAAATCGTCGGCTCGACGTAGGTGCCGCCGGTTTCCTGAAGAATGCGCTTGCCGCCGGCCACCAGTTTGGCGCCATCGGTGTGGCCCGACTCGATGTAGGACAGCACGGTGTTCATCTGCTGGGTGTCGACCAGCGCGCCAACGTTGGTGGCCGGATCCAGCGGGTTGCCCGGTTTCCAGGTTTTCAGCGCTTCGATGACCATCGGCAGGAATTTGTCCTTGATCGAACGCTCGACCAGCAGACGCGAACCGGCGGTGCAGACTTCGCCCTGGTTGAAGGCGATGGCGCTGGCGGCGGATTCGGCGGCGGCTTGCAGGTCCGGTGCATCGGCAAACACGATGTTCGGGCTCTTGCCACCGGCTTCCAGCCAGACGCGTTTCATGTTCGATTCGCCGGAATAGATCATCAATTGCTTGGCGATCTTGGTCGAACCGGTGAACACCAGGGTGTCGACATCATTGTGCAGCGCGAGCGCCTTGCCGACGGTGTGGCCGTAGCCCGGCAGCACGTTCAGCACGCCTTTCGGAATACCGGCCTCGACCGCCAGTTTGGCGATGCGGATGGCGGTCAGCGGGGATTTTTCCGACGGCTTGAGGATCACCGAATTACCGGTCGACAGGGCCGGACCGAGTTTCCAGCAGGCCATCATCAGCGGGAAGTTCCACGGCACGATGGCGCCAACCACGCCGACTGGCTCACGGGTCACCAGACCCAGTTGATCGTGCGGCGTAGCGGCGACTTCGTCGTAGATCTTGTCGATCGCTTCACCGCTCCAGCTCAACGCTTGCGCGGCGCCCGGCACGTCGATGTACAGCGAATCGCTGATCGGCTTGCCCATGTCGAGGGTTTCGAGCAGGGCCAGTTCTTCGGCGTGCTGCTTGAGCAG is a window from the Pseudomonas gozinkensis genome containing:
- a CDS encoding aldehyde dehydrogenase: MTTLTRADWEQRARDLKIEGRAYLNGEYTDAVSGETFECISPVDGRLLGKIASCDAADAQRAVENARATFNSGVWSRLAPTKRKATMIRFAGLLKQHAEELALLETLDMGKPISDSLYIDVPGAAQALSWSGEAIDKIYDEVAATPHDQLGLVTREPVGVVGAIVPWNFPLMMACWKLGPALSTGNSVILKPSEKSPLTAIRIAKLAVEAGIPKGVLNVLPGYGHTVGKALALHNDVDTLVFTGSTKIAKQLMIYSGESNMKRVWLEAGGKSPNIVFADAPDLQAAAESAASAIAFNQGEVCTAGSRLLVERSIKDKFLPMVIEALKTWKPGNPLDPATNVGALVDTQQMNTVLSYIESGHTDGAKLVAGGKRILQETGGTYVEPTIFDGVSNAMKIAQEEIFGPVLSVIAFDTAEEAINIANDTPYGLAAAVWTQDISKAHLTAKALRAGSVWVNQYDGGDMTAPFGGFKQSGNGRDKSLHAFDKYTELKATWIKL